One Oscillatoria salina IIICB1 genomic region harbors:
- a CDS encoding 8-oxoguanine deaminase, whose amino-acid sequence MTTLLVKNIHTLVTMDAARREIRDGALFIRDNVIEQVGTTSELPQTAEEMLDLEGKYVVLPGFVNTHHHFFQTLTRTVPAAQNCDLFHWLKNLYPIWANLTPEGVYISTKMAVAELILSGCTTASDHLYLYPNNCTLDDEIRAAQEIGIRFHASRGSMSVGESLGGLPPDSIVEKETAILQDSQRIIEQYHDNSRHSMLRITLAPCSPFSVSQDLMRESAAMARNYPGVRLHTHLAENETDVKYSLEKFGLIPGDYAESVGWLGEDVWHAHCVKLSDRAIAKFGKTGTGVAHCPCSNMRLASGIAPIRKMLDRNVPVGLGVDGAASNDGTNLLYEAKMAMLLARVGSCEASAMTARDVLELATLGGAKVLGRDDIGYLAPGMSADFIAINSDRPQFAGAQDRIAALVFCQAERVDYSFINGKKVVDRGQLTTVDLGQLVEKTNQMSQKMRSGSRM is encoded by the coding sequence ATGACAACTCTGCTAGTAAAAAACATTCACACTTTAGTAACAATGGATGCAGCGCGACGAGAAATTCGTGACGGTGCTTTATTCATTCGCGATAATGTAATCGAACAAGTGGGAACAACTTCGGAACTTCCTCAAACAGCCGAGGAAATGTTAGACTTGGAAGGAAAATATGTCGTACTTCCCGGATTTGTTAATACTCATCATCACTTCTTTCAAACATTAACACGGACAGTTCCGGCTGCACAAAATTGCGATTTGTTTCACTGGCTAAAAAATTTATATCCAATTTGGGCAAATCTTACTCCTGAAGGAGTGTATATTAGCACGAAAATGGCAGTGGCAGAGTTAATTCTTTCTGGCTGTACAACTGCTAGCGATCATCTCTACCTTTACCCGAATAATTGTACCCTGGATGATGAAATTCGTGCCGCTCAAGAAATAGGAATTAGGTTTCATGCTAGTCGAGGAAGCATGAGTGTGGGTGAAAGTTTAGGTGGGCTACCTCCTGATTCTATAGTAGAAAAAGAAACGGCAATTTTGCAAGATTCGCAGCGAATTATCGAGCAATATCACGATAATTCTCGTCATTCAATGTTACGCATTACTTTAGCTCCTTGCTCCCCATTTTCGGTTTCCCAAGATTTGATGCGAGAATCAGCAGCAATGGCTCGTAATTATCCGGGAGTGAGGTTACATACTCATTTAGCAGAAAATGAGACAGATGTCAAGTATAGTTTAGAAAAATTTGGTTTAATTCCCGGCGATTATGCGGAATCTGTAGGTTGGTTGGGAGAGGATGTTTGGCACGCTCATTGTGTAAAATTGAGCGATCGCGCGATCGCCAAATTTGGCAAAACTGGTACAGGAGTTGCTCATTGTCCCTGTAGCAATATGCGTCTAGCTAGCGGGATCGCCCCGATTCGCAAAATGCTCGATCGTAATGTACCAGTGGGTTTAGGAGTCGATGGTGCTGCTTCTAACGATGGCACAAATTTGCTTTATGAAGCCAAAATGGCAATGCTTTTAGCTCGTGTCGGTAGCTGCGAAGCTAGTGCGATGACAGCCCGCGACGTTTTAGAATTGGCAACCCTAGGGGGTGCAAAAGTTCTCGGAAGAGACGATATTGGCTATCTCGCACCGGGAATGTCAGCAGATTTTATAGCAATTAATAGCGATCGCCCCCAATTTGCCGGAGCTCAAGATCGGATCGCAGCTTTAGTCTTTTGTCAAGCCGAGCGAGTCGATTATAGCTTTATTAATGGTAAAAAAGTAGTCGATCGCGGTCAATTAACTACAGTTGACTTAGGTCAATTGGTGGAGAAAACTAACCAAATGTCTCAGAAAATGAGGAGTGGATCTCGTATGTGA
- the pstA gene encoding phosphate ABC transporter permease PstA, with product MTDRNQEHNFKNHSMEYNNSRPRTWIGKLLTAIAFTLLGIALLPLGLVITYVIYKGASRFNLALFTELPPAALQEGGGIANAIVGTLVLVGIAALIAIPIGVLAGIYLSEFSSRKVYGFISFMNNVLSGVPSIIMGVFAYGVIVLTTNTYSAYAGGFALAILMLPIVVRTTYEALQIVPQEVRWASAGVGASNFHTVLKIVLPAALPAILTGTTLAVARAAGETAPLLFTVLFTQFWPQDLIGPYPSLSVLIYRYATVPYQAQNELAWAASLILVLLILLTSIISRWATRKSIY from the coding sequence ATGACCGATCGAAATCAAGAACATAACTTCAAAAATCATAGCATGGAGTATAATAATTCACGTCCCCGAACGTGGATAGGAAAGTTACTTACCGCCATCGCTTTTACCCTTTTAGGTATTGCCTTACTGCCCCTAGGATTAGTCATTACCTACGTAATTTATAAAGGAGCTAGTCGCTTTAATCTCGCCTTATTTACTGAATTACCACCAGCAGCTTTACAAGAAGGAGGAGGGATTGCTAATGCGATCGTCGGGACGCTAGTTTTAGTCGGAATTGCTGCTTTAATTGCGATTCCTATTGGCGTTCTCGCAGGCATTTATTTGTCTGAATTTAGCTCGCGCAAAGTCTATGGCTTTATTAGCTTTATGAACAATGTTTTAAGCGGCGTTCCCTCAATTATTATGGGCGTATTTGCTTATGGGGTAATTGTCTTAACAACTAATACTTATTCAGCTTATGCAGGGGGTTTTGCCTTAGCAATTTTGATGTTACCAATTGTGGTAAGAACTACTTACGAAGCGTTACAAATTGTACCGCAAGAAGTACGTTGGGCATCAGCAGGAGTAGGTGCTTCTAACTTTCATACTGTTTTGAAAATTGTTTTACCTGCTGCTTTACCAGCAATTCTCACTGGAACAACTTTAGCAGTTGCCCGCGCTGCTGGAGAGACTGCACCTTTACTTTTTACAGTATTATTTACGCAGTTTTGGCCCCAAGATTTAATTGGACCTTATCCATCTTTATCGGTTTTAATTTATCGCTATGCCACTGTTCCTTATCAAGCTCAAAATGAACTTGCTTGGGCAGCTTCTTTGATTTTGGTGTTACTAATTCTACTTACTAGCATCATTTCTCGTTGGGCAACCCGGAAGAGTATTTATTAA
- the pstB gene encoding phosphate ABC transporter ATP-binding protein PstB has product MMSDENEETRSHNSLSSQRDRNENHQPKNRQPTNQQKNTETILHTEKLKVYYGDFMALRDVYMDIPQHQVTAFVGPSGCGKSTLLRCFNRLNDLIDSCRVEGKVIYDDKDLYSKKIDPVEVRRRIGMVFQKPNPFPKSIYENIAYGARINGYKGDMDELVETSLKQAALWNEVKDKLKENGLSLSGGQQQRLCIARAVALKPDVVLMDEPCSSLDPVSTNKVEDLIHELKQNYTIVIVTHNMQQAQRVADLTAFFNAEEAESGNRFGYLVEYDRTEKVFQNPQEKATQEYVSGRFG; this is encoded by the coding sequence ATGATGTCTGACGAGAATGAGGAAACTCGATCTCACAATTCACTAAGTTCCCAGCGAGATCGAAATGAGAATCATCAACCTAAAAATCGCCAACCCACTAACCAACAGAAGAACACCGAAACCATTTTGCACACCGAAAAATTAAAAGTCTACTACGGCGATTTTATGGCGCTGCGAGATGTTTATATGGATATTCCCCAACATCAAGTTACCGCTTTTGTCGGTCCTTCTGGTTGCGGGAAAAGTACCTTATTACGCTGTTTTAATCGTCTCAACGATTTGATCGATAGTTGTCGAGTTGAAGGAAAAGTAATCTACGATGATAAAGACCTTTACTCGAAAAAAATTGACCCGGTTGAAGTGCGCCGACGCATTGGAATGGTCTTTCAAAAACCCAATCCTTTTCCTAAATCTATTTATGAAAATATCGCCTACGGAGCGAGAATTAATGGCTACAAAGGCGATATGGACGAGTTAGTTGAAACCTCGCTCAAACAAGCAGCATTGTGGAATGAAGTTAAAGATAAACTAAAAGAAAATGGTTTATCTCTCTCTGGCGGACAACAACAACGTTTGTGTATTGCACGTGCAGTTGCACTTAAACCAGATGTTGTTTTAATGGATGAACCTTGTTCTTCTCTCGATCCGGTTTCTACGAACAAAGTAGAAGATTTAATTCACGAACTCAAGCAAAATTATACAATTGTCATTGTTACTCACAATATGCAACAAGCACAACGAGTAGCTGATTTGACTGCTTTTTTCAACGCTGAAGAAGCCGAAAGTGGCAACCGTTTCGGTTACTTAGTTGAATACGATCGCACGGAGAAAGTCTTTCAAAATCCCCAAGAAAAAGCGACACAAGAATACGTTAGCGGTCGTTTTGGATAA